One stretch of Sander vitreus isolate 19-12246 chromosome 16, sanVit1, whole genome shotgun sequence DNA includes these proteins:
- the tjp2a gene encoding tight junction protein ZO-2a isoform X4: MEETVWEQYTVTLQRDPKMGFGIAVSGGRDNPNEESGETSIVVSDVLQGGPADGLLFENDRVVQVNAIPMDGAIHSFAVQTLRKCGKVAKITVKRPRKVPVNLLNRPPSPDDRVFNNDYNDDYYEQDRRSMYSSRSGGGRDHSLERERGGGGYMDSGYQTRERDYDRDYDRRERGRGTERDLSPDRQYKRDGSRGRTLDRERSPDRPYKGDHVPVRAYSPDRRYRSEHALDRDHSPDRRYRSERTLDRTDSPDLRYTRDSPARGRGRDHSFERGREHIPSDLRKYEEPPKRSGSRDRLERSPSPVAMPIPLPRPARDLEPLEKPMNVLLLKNRPNEEYGLRLGSQLFIKEMTSTGLASRDGNLQEGDIILKINGTVTENLSLGDAGKLIEKSRGKLQLVVQRDKRQVLIRVPPMADSDSEIDDISEIESYRSYSPQDDRRGHHSDLSSHSSNERLREKPKEDPPNRLAKMGAMPTPFRIPDRAVEDTPHLSAEREEPRPETPPVLAATVVPKVHAPPKVPLKPSIEDLEVYGPNTVMVRFQKGDSVGMRLAGGNDVGIFIAGVQEDSAAEQEGLHTGDQIMKVNNMDFRGMVREDAVLYLLEIPKGEDIIILAQSKPEVYKDILASGRGDSFFIRTHFEYEKESPQSLPFTRGEIFKVTDTLYDGKLGNWLAIRSDKDNQLREKGIIPNKSRAEQMSNVQNAARVASGNDRGDFWRLRGQRAAKKKDLRKSREDLSAAPVTTKFPAYERVVLREAGFRRPVVIFGPISDAVNEKLANDMPNEFVVAKTEPKDAGSEKSSGVVRLNTIRQIIEQDRHALLDVTPKAVDTLNYTQWYPIVLFLNPDSKQGVKTMRSRLVPGSTRSARKLYEQAVKLRKACSHLFTATVDLNSANDAWYGSVKDSIQEQQDRAVWVCEGKLDGSDEDLDLQDDRMSYLSAMSADYLSMDSRLASDYEDTADEGGAYTDNELDETLDEPQPVSAISRSSEPVLPEEKPHPEPRARMRRAGSREMLNREPSPPPPFTPEPPKVRVQNRTESSRSYDSHSSSTISSDAAGVNKPLPPPVALKPTIPRLNQPSVAKGPGEEDPANTSFLGKIKAFEKMDHLARAQRMLELQEAENARLEIAQKHPDIYAIPVKLPKPNLNRPQPIGSSSNPEQQPPFRPYSESRGYEDDEADYRRQLADQTKKGYYNPQKYKDTEL, encoded by the exons ATGGAGGAGACCGTGTGGGAGCAGTACACCGTGACCCTGCAGAGG GATCCGAAGATGGGCTTTGGCATCGCAGTGTCAGGGGGGCGAGACAACCCGAACGAGGAAAGTGGCGAGACATCCATTGTGGTGTCCGACGTCCTGCAAGGAGGACCTGCTGATGGCTTGTTGTT tgAGAATGACCGAGTGGTGCAGGTGAATGCCATCCCCATGGACGGGGCCATCCACTCCTTCGCTGTCCAGACCCTCAGGAAGTGTGGCAAAGTAGCAAAGATT ACAGTCAAGAGGCCCAGGAAGGTTCCAGTCAATCTGCTGAACCGTCCCCCGTCACCTGATGACCGAGTCTTCAACAACGACTACAATGACGATTACTACGAGCAGGACCGCCGCAGTATGTACAGCAGCCGGAGTGGAGGTGGGCGGGACCACAGCCTGGAGAGGGAGCGAGGCGGGGGAGGCTACATGGATTCCGGCTACCAAACACGTGAGCGCGACTACGACAGGGACTATGACCGGCGGGAACGTGGTCgaggcacagagagagacctGAGCCCGGACCGGCAGTACAAGAGAGATGGCAGCAGAGGTCGCACTTTGGACCGAGAACGCAGCCCGGATCGCCCCTACAAGGGGGACCACGTGCCCGTGCGCGCCTACAGCCCGGACAGAAGGTACCGCAGCGAGCATGCGTTAGACAGAGACCACAGTCCCGACCGGCGCTACCGCAGCGAGCGAACGTTGGATCGCACCGACAGCCCAGACCTGCGCTACACACGTGACAGCCCTGCACGAGGCCGCGGCCGCGACCACAGCTTCGAACGAGGACGGGAACACATCCCCAGTGACCTGAGGAAGTACGAGGAGCCGCCGAAGCGGAGTGGGAGCAGAGACCGTCTGGAGCGCTCCCCATCACCTGTTGCCATGCCCATCCCTCTGCCCCGCCCCGCCCGGGACCTGGAGCCACTAGAGAAACCCATGaatgtgctgctgctgaagaACCGGCCCAACGAAG AGTATGGCCTTCGTCTTGGCAGTCAGCTCTTCATCAAAGAGATGACCAGCACAGGACTCGCCAGCAGAGATGGGAACCTGCAGGAAGGGGACATTATTTTAAAG ATTAACGGTACGGTGACAGAAAACTTGTCACTCGGCGACGCAGGGAAGCTGATCGAGAAGTCCCGCGGGAAGCTGCAGCTGGTGGTGCAGAGAGACAAACGGCAGGTGCTGATCCGAGTCCCCCCAATGGCGGACAGCGACTCGGAAATCGATG ACATCTCCGAGATTGAGTCGTACCGCTCCTACTCTCCACAGGATGACAGGCGGGGCCACCACTCCGACCTCTCCTCCCACTCCTCCAATGAGAGGCTAAGAGAAAAGCCCAA AGAGGACCCACCCAACAGACTGGCAAAAATGGGCGCCATGCCAACACCATTCAGAATTCCAGACAGGGCTGTAGAAGACACGCCCCATTTGTCggcagagagggaggagccCCGACCAGAAACGCCACCAG TACTAGCAGCCACTGTAGTCCCAAAGGTTCATGCTCCTCCTAAGGTGCCCCTAAAGCCAAGCATAGAGGACCTGGAAGTGTATGG GCCGAACACAGTGATGGTGCGTTTCCAGAAAGGTGACAGTGTGGGTATGAGACTGGCAGGGGGAAATGATGTCGGCATCTTCATCGCTGGTGTTCAGGAGGACAGCGCAGCTGAGCAGGAGGGTCTCCACACAGGAGATCAGATCATGAAG GTGAACAACATGGACTTCAGAGGCATGGTGCGTGAGGATGCTGTCCTGTACCTCCTGGAAATTCCCAAAGGAGAAGATATAATCATTCTTGCTCAAAGCAAACCTGAAG tgTACAAGGACATTTTAGCATCTGGCAGAGGTGACTCTTTCTTCATCAGGACCCACTTTGAGTATGAGAAAGAGTCCCCTCAGAGCCTTCCTTTCACCAGAGGAGAGATCTTCAAAGTGACGGACACACTTTATGATGGCAAACTGGGCAACTGGCTCGCCATCCGCTCTGACAAAGACAACCAGCTGCGGGAGAAAGGAATCATCCCCAACAAGAGCAG AGCAGAACAAATGTCCAACGTCCAGAATGCTGCTCGGGTAGCATCAGGCAACGACAGAGGAGACTTCTGGAGGCTGAGAGGTCAAAGGGCGGCGAAGAAGAAAGACTTGCGCAAGAGCCGAGAGGACCTGAGCGCTGCTCCGGTCACCACAAAATTCCCTGCATACGAGAGAGTGGTCTTGCGTGAAG CTGGTTTCAGGAGACCAGTGGTGATATTTGGGCCCATTTCCGATGCTGTGAATGAAAAACTGGCCAATGACATGCCGAACGAGTTTGTAGTCGCCA aaaCGGAGCCCAAGGATGCAGGAAGTGAGAAATCCTCCGGAGTGGTGAGACTAAACACCATCAGACAAATCATTGAACAG GACCGCCATGCTCTGCTTGATGTGACTCCCAAAGCTGTGGACACTCTGAACTACACCCAGTGGTATCCCATCGTCCTCTTCCTGAACCCAGACAGCAAGCAAGGCGTCAAGACCATGAGGAGCCGCCTCGTACCCGGATCTACCCGCAGCGCACGCAAACTGTATGAGCAGGCCGTCAAGCTGAGGAAGGCCTGCTCACACCTTTTCACTG CGACTGTCGACCTGAACTCGGCCAATGACGCGTGGTATGGCAGCGTGAAAGATTCAATTCAGGAGCAGCAGGACAgagctgtgtgggtgtgtgagggCAAG ttgGACGGTTCAGACGAGGACCTGGATCTCCAGGACGACCGCATGTCCTACCTGTCAGCAATGAGCGCAGACTACCTGAGCATGGACAGCCGCCTAGCCAGCGACTACGAGGACACAGCGGACGAGGGCGGGGCTTACACGGACAACGAGCTGGACGAGACATTGGACGAGCCCCAGCCGGTGTCGGCCATCAGTCGATCATCCGAGCCCGTACTGCCAGAGGAG aagcCTCACCCTGAACCCCGGGCTCGTATGAGGAGGGCAGGGAGCAGAGAGATGCTGAACAGAGAGcccagccctcctcctccttttaccCCTGAACCCCCAAAG gtgCGGGTTCAGAATCGGACTGAGTCCTCGCGCAGCTATGACTCGCACTCCAGCAGCACCATCAGCAGCGATGCAGCCGGTGTAAACAAGCCACTTCCCCCTCCTGTGGCCCTCAAGCCCACCATCCCCCGTCTGAACCAGCCGTCAGTGGCGAAGGGGCCGGGGGAGGAGGACCCCGCCAACACATCCTTCCTCGGCAAG ATTAAAGCTTTTGAGAAGATGGACCACCTGGCCCGGGCTCAGAGGATGCTGGAGCTGCAAGAAGCAGAAAATGCTAGA TTGGAAATCGCCCAGAAGCATCCAGACATCTACGCCATCCCAGTGAAACTGCCAAAACCCAACCTCAACCGTCCTCAGCCGATAGG tTCGAGCTCCAACCCGGAGCAGCAGCCTCCCTTCAGACCGTACTCGGAGTCCAGAGGATACGAGGACGATGAGGCCGATTACCGCAGGCAGCTGGCCGACCAGACCAAGAAAGGATACTACAATCCTCAGAAATACAAAGACACTGAGCTGTAG
- the tjp2a gene encoding tight junction protein ZO-2a isoform X2, whose product MRVKQGGLLTLSRYATQYFTNPVMEETVWEQYTVTLQRDPKMGFGIAVSGGRDNPNEESGETSIVVSDVLQGGPADGLLFENDRVVQVNAIPMDGAIHSFAVQTLRKCGKVAKITVKRPRKVPVNLLNRPPSPDDRVFNNDYNDDYYEQDRRSMYSSRSGGGRDHSLERERGGGGYMDSGYQTRERDYDRDYDRRERGRGTERDLSPDRQYKRDGSRGRTLDRERSPDRPYKGDHVPVRAYSPDRRYRSEHALDRDHSPDRRYRSERTLDRTDSPDLRYTRDSPARGRGRDHSFERGREHIPSDLRKYEEPPKRSGSRDRLERSPSPVAMPIPLPRPARDLEPLEKPMNVLLLKNRPNEEYGLRLGSQLFIKEMTSTGLASRDGNLQEGDIILKINGTVTENLSLGDAGKLIEKSRGKLQLVVQRDKRQVLIRVPPMADSDSEIDDISEIESYRSYSPQDDRRGHHSDLSSHSSNERLREKPKEDPPNRLAKMGAMPTPFRIPDRAVEDTPHLSAEREEPRPETPPVLAATVVPKVHAPPKVPLKPSIEDLEVYGPNTVMVRFQKGDSVGMRLAGGNDVGIFIAGVQEDSAAEQEGLHTGDQIMKVNNMDFRGMVREDAVLYLLEIPKGEDIIILAQSKPEVYKDILASGRGDSFFIRTHFEYEKESPQSLPFTRGEIFKVTDTLYDGKLGNWLAIRSDKDNQLREKGIIPNKSRAEQMSNVQNAARVASGNDRGDFWRLRGQRAAKKKDLRKSREDLSAAPVTTKFPAYERVVLREAGFRRPVVIFGPISDAVNEKLANDMPNEFVVAKTEPKDAGSEKSSGVVRLNTIRQIIEQDRHALLDVTPKAVDTLNYTQWYPIVLFLNPDSKQGVKTMRSRLVPGSTRSARKLYEQAVKLRKACSHLFTATVDLNSANDAWYGSVKDSIQEQQDRAVWVCEGKLDGSDEDLDLQDDRMSYLSAMSADYLSMDSRLASDYEDTADEGGAYTDNELDETLDEPQPVSAISRSSEPVLPEEKPHPEPRARMRRAGSREMLNREPSPPPPFTPEPPKVRVQNRTESSRSYDSHSSSTISSDAAGVNKPLPPPVALKPTIPRLNQPSVAKGPGEEDPANTSFLGKIKAFEKMDHLARAQRMLELQEAENARLEIAQKHPDIYAIPVKLPKPNLNRPQPIGSSSNPEQQPPFRPYSESRGYEDDEADYRRQLADQTKKGYYNPQKYKDTEL is encoded by the exons AACCCGGTCATGGAGGAGACCGTGTGGGAGCAGTACACCGTGACCCTGCAGAGG GATCCGAAGATGGGCTTTGGCATCGCAGTGTCAGGGGGGCGAGACAACCCGAACGAGGAAAGTGGCGAGACATCCATTGTGGTGTCCGACGTCCTGCAAGGAGGACCTGCTGATGGCTTGTTGTT tgAGAATGACCGAGTGGTGCAGGTGAATGCCATCCCCATGGACGGGGCCATCCACTCCTTCGCTGTCCAGACCCTCAGGAAGTGTGGCAAAGTAGCAAAGATT ACAGTCAAGAGGCCCAGGAAGGTTCCAGTCAATCTGCTGAACCGTCCCCCGTCACCTGATGACCGAGTCTTCAACAACGACTACAATGACGATTACTACGAGCAGGACCGCCGCAGTATGTACAGCAGCCGGAGTGGAGGTGGGCGGGACCACAGCCTGGAGAGGGAGCGAGGCGGGGGAGGCTACATGGATTCCGGCTACCAAACACGTGAGCGCGACTACGACAGGGACTATGACCGGCGGGAACGTGGTCgaggcacagagagagacctGAGCCCGGACCGGCAGTACAAGAGAGATGGCAGCAGAGGTCGCACTTTGGACCGAGAACGCAGCCCGGATCGCCCCTACAAGGGGGACCACGTGCCCGTGCGCGCCTACAGCCCGGACAGAAGGTACCGCAGCGAGCATGCGTTAGACAGAGACCACAGTCCCGACCGGCGCTACCGCAGCGAGCGAACGTTGGATCGCACCGACAGCCCAGACCTGCGCTACACACGTGACAGCCCTGCACGAGGCCGCGGCCGCGACCACAGCTTCGAACGAGGACGGGAACACATCCCCAGTGACCTGAGGAAGTACGAGGAGCCGCCGAAGCGGAGTGGGAGCAGAGACCGTCTGGAGCGCTCCCCATCACCTGTTGCCATGCCCATCCCTCTGCCCCGCCCCGCCCGGGACCTGGAGCCACTAGAGAAACCCATGaatgtgctgctgctgaagaACCGGCCCAACGAAG AGTATGGCCTTCGTCTTGGCAGTCAGCTCTTCATCAAAGAGATGACCAGCACAGGACTCGCCAGCAGAGATGGGAACCTGCAGGAAGGGGACATTATTTTAAAG ATTAACGGTACGGTGACAGAAAACTTGTCACTCGGCGACGCAGGGAAGCTGATCGAGAAGTCCCGCGGGAAGCTGCAGCTGGTGGTGCAGAGAGACAAACGGCAGGTGCTGATCCGAGTCCCCCCAATGGCGGACAGCGACTCGGAAATCGATG ACATCTCCGAGATTGAGTCGTACCGCTCCTACTCTCCACAGGATGACAGGCGGGGCCACCACTCCGACCTCTCCTCCCACTCCTCCAATGAGAGGCTAAGAGAAAAGCCCAA AGAGGACCCACCCAACAGACTGGCAAAAATGGGCGCCATGCCAACACCATTCAGAATTCCAGACAGGGCTGTAGAAGACACGCCCCATTTGTCggcagagagggaggagccCCGACCAGAAACGCCACCAG TACTAGCAGCCACTGTAGTCCCAAAGGTTCATGCTCCTCCTAAGGTGCCCCTAAAGCCAAGCATAGAGGACCTGGAAGTGTATGG GCCGAACACAGTGATGGTGCGTTTCCAGAAAGGTGACAGTGTGGGTATGAGACTGGCAGGGGGAAATGATGTCGGCATCTTCATCGCTGGTGTTCAGGAGGACAGCGCAGCTGAGCAGGAGGGTCTCCACACAGGAGATCAGATCATGAAG GTGAACAACATGGACTTCAGAGGCATGGTGCGTGAGGATGCTGTCCTGTACCTCCTGGAAATTCCCAAAGGAGAAGATATAATCATTCTTGCTCAAAGCAAACCTGAAG tgTACAAGGACATTTTAGCATCTGGCAGAGGTGACTCTTTCTTCATCAGGACCCACTTTGAGTATGAGAAAGAGTCCCCTCAGAGCCTTCCTTTCACCAGAGGAGAGATCTTCAAAGTGACGGACACACTTTATGATGGCAAACTGGGCAACTGGCTCGCCATCCGCTCTGACAAAGACAACCAGCTGCGGGAGAAAGGAATCATCCCCAACAAGAGCAG AGCAGAACAAATGTCCAACGTCCAGAATGCTGCTCGGGTAGCATCAGGCAACGACAGAGGAGACTTCTGGAGGCTGAGAGGTCAAAGGGCGGCGAAGAAGAAAGACTTGCGCAAGAGCCGAGAGGACCTGAGCGCTGCTCCGGTCACCACAAAATTCCCTGCATACGAGAGAGTGGTCTTGCGTGAAG CTGGTTTCAGGAGACCAGTGGTGATATTTGGGCCCATTTCCGATGCTGTGAATGAAAAACTGGCCAATGACATGCCGAACGAGTTTGTAGTCGCCA aaaCGGAGCCCAAGGATGCAGGAAGTGAGAAATCCTCCGGAGTGGTGAGACTAAACACCATCAGACAAATCATTGAACAG GACCGCCATGCTCTGCTTGATGTGACTCCCAAAGCTGTGGACACTCTGAACTACACCCAGTGGTATCCCATCGTCCTCTTCCTGAACCCAGACAGCAAGCAAGGCGTCAAGACCATGAGGAGCCGCCTCGTACCCGGATCTACCCGCAGCGCACGCAAACTGTATGAGCAGGCCGTCAAGCTGAGGAAGGCCTGCTCACACCTTTTCACTG CGACTGTCGACCTGAACTCGGCCAATGACGCGTGGTATGGCAGCGTGAAAGATTCAATTCAGGAGCAGCAGGACAgagctgtgtgggtgtgtgagggCAAG ttgGACGGTTCAGACGAGGACCTGGATCTCCAGGACGACCGCATGTCCTACCTGTCAGCAATGAGCGCAGACTACCTGAGCATGGACAGCCGCCTAGCCAGCGACTACGAGGACACAGCGGACGAGGGCGGGGCTTACACGGACAACGAGCTGGACGAGACATTGGACGAGCCCCAGCCGGTGTCGGCCATCAGTCGATCATCCGAGCCCGTACTGCCAGAGGAG aagcCTCACCCTGAACCCCGGGCTCGTATGAGGAGGGCAGGGAGCAGAGAGATGCTGAACAGAGAGcccagccctcctcctccttttaccCCTGAACCCCCAAAG gtgCGGGTTCAGAATCGGACTGAGTCCTCGCGCAGCTATGACTCGCACTCCAGCAGCACCATCAGCAGCGATGCAGCCGGTGTAAACAAGCCACTTCCCCCTCCTGTGGCCCTCAAGCCCACCATCCCCCGTCTGAACCAGCCGTCAGTGGCGAAGGGGCCGGGGGAGGAGGACCCCGCCAACACATCCTTCCTCGGCAAG ATTAAAGCTTTTGAGAAGATGGACCACCTGGCCCGGGCTCAGAGGATGCTGGAGCTGCAAGAAGCAGAAAATGCTAGA TTGGAAATCGCCCAGAAGCATCCAGACATCTACGCCATCCCAGTGAAACTGCCAAAACCCAACCTCAACCGTCCTCAGCCGATAGG tTCGAGCTCCAACCCGGAGCAGCAGCCTCCCTTCAGACCGTACTCGGAGTCCAGAGGATACGAGGACGATGAGGCCGATTACCGCAGGCAGCTGGCCGACCAGACCAAGAAAGGATACTACAATCCTCAGAAATACAAAGACACTGAGCTGTAG
- the tjp2a gene encoding tight junction protein ZO-2a isoform X3 — protein MMNPVMEETVWEQYTVTLQRDPKMGFGIAVSGGRDNPNEESGETSIVVSDVLQGGPADGLLFENDRVVQVNAIPMDGAIHSFAVQTLRKCGKVAKITVKRPRKVPVNLLNRPPSPDDRVFNNDYNDDYYEQDRRSMYSSRSGGGRDHSLERERGGGGYMDSGYQTRERDYDRDYDRRERGRGTERDLSPDRQYKRDGSRGRTLDRERSPDRPYKGDHVPVRAYSPDRRYRSEHALDRDHSPDRRYRSERTLDRTDSPDLRYTRDSPARGRGRDHSFERGREHIPSDLRKYEEPPKRSGSRDRLERSPSPVAMPIPLPRPARDLEPLEKPMNVLLLKNRPNEEYGLRLGSQLFIKEMTSTGLASRDGNLQEGDIILKINGTVTENLSLGDAGKLIEKSRGKLQLVVQRDKRQVLIRVPPMADSDSEIDDISEIESYRSYSPQDDRRGHHSDLSSHSSNERLREKPKEDPPNRLAKMGAMPTPFRIPDRAVEDTPHLSAEREEPRPETPPVLAATVVPKVHAPPKVPLKPSIEDLEVYGPNTVMVRFQKGDSVGMRLAGGNDVGIFIAGVQEDSAAEQEGLHTGDQIMKVNNMDFRGMVREDAVLYLLEIPKGEDIIILAQSKPEVYKDILASGRGDSFFIRTHFEYEKESPQSLPFTRGEIFKVTDTLYDGKLGNWLAIRSDKDNQLREKGIIPNKSRAEQMSNVQNAARVASGNDRGDFWRLRGQRAAKKKDLRKSREDLSAAPVTTKFPAYERVVLREAGFRRPVVIFGPISDAVNEKLANDMPNEFVVAKTEPKDAGSEKSSGVVRLNTIRQIIEQDRHALLDVTPKAVDTLNYTQWYPIVLFLNPDSKQGVKTMRSRLVPGSTRSARKLYEQAVKLRKACSHLFTATVDLNSANDAWYGSVKDSIQEQQDRAVWVCEGKLDGSDEDLDLQDDRMSYLSAMSADYLSMDSRLASDYEDTADEGGAYTDNELDETLDEPQPVSAISRSSEPVLPEEKPHPEPRARMRRAGSREMLNREPSPPPPFTPEPPKVRVQNRTESSRSYDSHSSSTISSDAAGVNKPLPPPVALKPTIPRLNQPSVAKGPGEEDPANTSFLGKIKAFEKMDHLARAQRMLELQEAENARLEIAQKHPDIYAIPVKLPKPNLNRPQPIGSSSNPEQQPPFRPYSESRGYEDDEADYRRQLADQTKKGYYNPQKYKDTEL, from the exons AACCCGGTCATGGAGGAGACCGTGTGGGAGCAGTACACCGTGACCCTGCAGAGG GATCCGAAGATGGGCTTTGGCATCGCAGTGTCAGGGGGGCGAGACAACCCGAACGAGGAAAGTGGCGAGACATCCATTGTGGTGTCCGACGTCCTGCAAGGAGGACCTGCTGATGGCTTGTTGTT tgAGAATGACCGAGTGGTGCAGGTGAATGCCATCCCCATGGACGGGGCCATCCACTCCTTCGCTGTCCAGACCCTCAGGAAGTGTGGCAAAGTAGCAAAGATT ACAGTCAAGAGGCCCAGGAAGGTTCCAGTCAATCTGCTGAACCGTCCCCCGTCACCTGATGACCGAGTCTTCAACAACGACTACAATGACGATTACTACGAGCAGGACCGCCGCAGTATGTACAGCAGCCGGAGTGGAGGTGGGCGGGACCACAGCCTGGAGAGGGAGCGAGGCGGGGGAGGCTACATGGATTCCGGCTACCAAACACGTGAGCGCGACTACGACAGGGACTATGACCGGCGGGAACGTGGTCgaggcacagagagagacctGAGCCCGGACCGGCAGTACAAGAGAGATGGCAGCAGAGGTCGCACTTTGGACCGAGAACGCAGCCCGGATCGCCCCTACAAGGGGGACCACGTGCCCGTGCGCGCCTACAGCCCGGACAGAAGGTACCGCAGCGAGCATGCGTTAGACAGAGACCACAGTCCCGACCGGCGCTACCGCAGCGAGCGAACGTTGGATCGCACCGACAGCCCAGACCTGCGCTACACACGTGACAGCCCTGCACGAGGCCGCGGCCGCGACCACAGCTTCGAACGAGGACGGGAACACATCCCCAGTGACCTGAGGAAGTACGAGGAGCCGCCGAAGCGGAGTGGGAGCAGAGACCGTCTGGAGCGCTCCCCATCACCTGTTGCCATGCCCATCCCTCTGCCCCGCCCCGCCCGGGACCTGGAGCCACTAGAGAAACCCATGaatgtgctgctgctgaagaACCGGCCCAACGAAG AGTATGGCCTTCGTCTTGGCAGTCAGCTCTTCATCAAAGAGATGACCAGCACAGGACTCGCCAGCAGAGATGGGAACCTGCAGGAAGGGGACATTATTTTAAAG ATTAACGGTACGGTGACAGAAAACTTGTCACTCGGCGACGCAGGGAAGCTGATCGAGAAGTCCCGCGGGAAGCTGCAGCTGGTGGTGCAGAGAGACAAACGGCAGGTGCTGATCCGAGTCCCCCCAATGGCGGACAGCGACTCGGAAATCGATG ACATCTCCGAGATTGAGTCGTACCGCTCCTACTCTCCACAGGATGACAGGCGGGGCCACCACTCCGACCTCTCCTCCCACTCCTCCAATGAGAGGCTAAGAGAAAAGCCCAA AGAGGACCCACCCAACAGACTGGCAAAAATGGGCGCCATGCCAACACCATTCAGAATTCCAGACAGGGCTGTAGAAGACACGCCCCATTTGTCggcagagagggaggagccCCGACCAGAAACGCCACCAG TACTAGCAGCCACTGTAGTCCCAAAGGTTCATGCTCCTCCTAAGGTGCCCCTAAAGCCAAGCATAGAGGACCTGGAAGTGTATGG GCCGAACACAGTGATGGTGCGTTTCCAGAAAGGTGACAGTGTGGGTATGAGACTGGCAGGGGGAAATGATGTCGGCATCTTCATCGCTGGTGTTCAGGAGGACAGCGCAGCTGAGCAGGAGGGTCTCCACACAGGAGATCAGATCATGAAG GTGAACAACATGGACTTCAGAGGCATGGTGCGTGAGGATGCTGTCCTGTACCTCCTGGAAATTCCCAAAGGAGAAGATATAATCATTCTTGCTCAAAGCAAACCTGAAG tgTACAAGGACATTTTAGCATCTGGCAGAGGTGACTCTTTCTTCATCAGGACCCACTTTGAGTATGAGAAAGAGTCCCCTCAGAGCCTTCCTTTCACCAGAGGAGAGATCTTCAAAGTGACGGACACACTTTATGATGGCAAACTGGGCAACTGGCTCGCCATCCGCTCTGACAAAGACAACCAGCTGCGGGAGAAAGGAATCATCCCCAACAAGAGCAG AGCAGAACAAATGTCCAACGTCCAGAATGCTGCTCGGGTAGCATCAGGCAACGACAGAGGAGACTTCTGGAGGCTGAGAGGTCAAAGGGCGGCGAAGAAGAAAGACTTGCGCAAGAGCCGAGAGGACCTGAGCGCTGCTCCGGTCACCACAAAATTCCCTGCATACGAGAGAGTGGTCTTGCGTGAAG CTGGTTTCAGGAGACCAGTGGTGATATTTGGGCCCATTTCCGATGCTGTGAATGAAAAACTGGCCAATGACATGCCGAACGAGTTTGTAGTCGCCA aaaCGGAGCCCAAGGATGCAGGAAGTGAGAAATCCTCCGGAGTGGTGAGACTAAACACCATCAGACAAATCATTGAACAG GACCGCCATGCTCTGCTTGATGTGACTCCCAAAGCTGTGGACACTCTGAACTACACCCAGTGGTATCCCATCGTCCTCTTCCTGAACCCAGACAGCAAGCAAGGCGTCAAGACCATGAGGAGCCGCCTCGTACCCGGATCTACCCGCAGCGCACGCAAACTGTATGAGCAGGCCGTCAAGCTGAGGAAGGCCTGCTCACACCTTTTCACTG CGACTGTCGACCTGAACTCGGCCAATGACGCGTGGTATGGCAGCGTGAAAGATTCAATTCAGGAGCAGCAGGACAgagctgtgtgggtgtgtgagggCAAG ttgGACGGTTCAGACGAGGACCTGGATCTCCAGGACGACCGCATGTCCTACCTGTCAGCAATGAGCGCAGACTACCTGAGCATGGACAGCCGCCTAGCCAGCGACTACGAGGACACAGCGGACGAGGGCGGGGCTTACACGGACAACGAGCTGGACGAGACATTGGACGAGCCCCAGCCGGTGTCGGCCATCAGTCGATCATCCGAGCCCGTACTGCCAGAGGAG aagcCTCACCCTGAACCCCGGGCTCGTATGAGGAGGGCAGGGAGCAGAGAGATGCTGAACAGAGAGcccagccctcctcctccttttaccCCTGAACCCCCAAAG gtgCGGGTTCAGAATCGGACTGAGTCCTCGCGCAGCTATGACTCGCACTCCAGCAGCACCATCAGCAGCGATGCAGCCGGTGTAAACAAGCCACTTCCCCCTCCTGTGGCCCTCAAGCCCACCATCCCCCGTCTGAACCAGCCGTCAGTGGCGAAGGGGCCGGGGGAGGAGGACCCCGCCAACACATCCTTCCTCGGCAAG ATTAAAGCTTTTGAGAAGATGGACCACCTGGCCCGGGCTCAGAGGATGCTGGAGCTGCAAGAAGCAGAAAATGCTAGA TTGGAAATCGCCCAGAAGCATCCAGACATCTACGCCATCCCAGTGAAACTGCCAAAACCCAACCTCAACCGTCCTCAGCCGATAGG tTCGAGCTCCAACCCGGAGCAGCAGCCTCCCTTCAGACCGTACTCGGAGTCCAGAGGATACGAGGACGATGAGGCCGATTACCGCAGGCAGCTGGCCGACCAGACCAAGAAAGGATACTACAATCCTCAGAAATACAAAGACACTGAGCTGTAG